GCAACCAATACGTGCAAGTCCTTTTTTAAGTTTTCAACACGTAAAGTATCTAAGAAACCACGAACAGCATATTTAGAAGCAGAATAAGCCGATCGGGCCGGAAGGCCCAAATAACCTGCAATAGAAATAACACCCACCAAAGAGCCTTTCGTTTTCAAAAGATAAGGTAAAGCATACTTTGTACAATATACTGTTCCCCAAAAATTAACGTCCATAACTCTTCGCATAACATCCAAATGCATATCGTTAAAAATGGCACGCATAGAAATACCTGCATTATTAATCAGTATATCAACCTTACCAAAACGAGCTACACTCTTTTCAATTAAATTCCGACAATCAGATTCAATGGTAACATCTGTTTTTATCAATAAAATATCGTTTCGCTTGGGGTCAAGGTCATCAGCAATTTTTTCCATAGCCTCACGATTACGAGCAGCCATAGTCACCTGAAAACCTCTCTTAAAATACTCATACACAAGTGCTTTCCCAATACCTGATGATGCTCCTGTAATAATCACATTTTTCTTTTCCATTGCTTATTTCTTTAAAAATACCAAAAAGCATTCTACTAAAACTTGTATTGATTTTCATTCAATATTTTTGTAAAATAGAAAGCCAAATTTAAGCTATTCCATACGATTTACAAAACACGGCCAATCAGGGATTAAGTTTAACAATTATATATACTGCGAGACACTAAGCTGC
This Bacteroidales bacterium DNA region includes the following protein-coding sequences:
- a CDS encoding SDR family oxidoreductase, with translation MEKKNVIITGASSGIGKALVYEYFKRGFQVTMAARNREAMEKIADDLDPKRNDILLIKTDVTIESDCRNLIEKSVARFGKVDILINNAGISMRAIFNDMHLDVMRRVMDVNFWGTVYCTKYALPYLLKTKGSLVGVISIAGYLGLPARSAYSASKYAVRGFLDTLRVENLKKDLHVLVA